A single genomic interval of Patescibacteria group bacterium harbors:
- a CDS encoding DUF2341 domain-containing protein, which produces MLKYSTKIIIIGILAVISLTGGLLYFNFSKTAGDPVQVFKDITETNIGLSVPPLKISDLNISFPFTDDNQGETLIIKSDKKTYSDFNGSEVYLSVTNIGDQEENAVFLAYFSRFNGEVENIQKWDGGKWQDLDVSRGNIIINDTILSRALAKRKPIPAGLEVKGGARFAVLPGETNYFRAEIKYYPGSKGEFWLEALGDRGGYGLLDPWYNSSWTYRKPHTINAATGAGTNYQVKITAHYGSGSDSGGDVYLDSHSRTDFADIMFTASDGSTLLDYWQESKTDSDNAVFWVQVAADLSTENQDIYIYYGNAGQSTSASNGSNTFLFFDDFSGDLSKWTIDAENTDKITIVSGALRHDPDSTQTKNSYFDTRCYVTTLSLTDFSLNYRTYLGGGANRKIHQMGWRTDGLTFNSGYAWRNQNSASDGGFFRFASGAWTSIGTVYGPVAADTWYAMKVNAVGSSMEAFINGASVRTVTDATTAGGSLTSHVHGVSLGASDYVLVDDVYVRKLVATEPANSVWGGEETAPAPETPAAAPNPQGVNIQTDTVFKGNMIFKAGAPVE; this is translated from the coding sequence ATGCTAAAATATTCAACAAAAATAATTATAATAGGAATTCTGGCGGTGATTTCGCTCACCGGCGGACTGCTGTATTTTAATTTCAGTAAAACCGCCGGCGATCCGGTTCAGGTTTTTAAAGATATTACCGAAACTAATATCGGCCTAAGCGTCCCGCCGCTAAAAATTTCCGATTTAAATATTAGTTTTCCTTTTACGGACGATAATCAAGGCGAGACGCTGATTATTAAGTCGGATAAAAAAACTTACTCTGATTTTAACGGCTCGGAGGTTTATCTAAGCGTGACCAACATCGGCGATCAAGAAGAAAACGCCGTTTTTCTGGCCTACTTTTCCAGATTTAACGGCGAGGTAGAGAATATTCAAAAATGGGACGGGGGAAAGTGGCAGGACCTGGATGTTTCGCGCGGCAATATTATAATCAATGATACTATTTTAAGCCGGGCTTTAGCCAAAAGAAAACCGATTCCCGCCGGCCTGGAGGTTAAAGGCGGCGCCAGATTCGCGGTTCTGCCAGGAGAGACTAATTATTTCCGCGCGGAGATTAAATATTATCCGGGGAGTAAAGGCGAATTTTGGCTGGAAGCTTTAGGTGACCGGGGCGGTTATGGTTTGCTTGATCCATGGTATAATTCTTCTTGGACCTACCGTAAACCACATACTATTAACGCGGCTACCGGCGCGGGTACGAATTATCAGGTTAAAATAACCGCGCATTATGGTTCGGGTTCGGACAGCGGCGGCGACGTTTATTTAGACAGCCACAGCCGGACTGATTTCGCCGACATTATGTTTACCGCCAGCGACGGTTCAACTCTTTTGGATTATTGGCAGGAATCAAAGACCGACAGCGACAACGCGGTTTTCTGGGTGCAGGTGGCGGCCGACTTAAGCACCGAAAACCAGGATATTTATATTTACTACGGCAACGCCGGCCAATCAACCAGCGCCTCCAACGGCTCAAACACTTTTTTATTTTTTGATGATTTTTCCGGCGATTTAAGCAAATGGACTATCGACGCGGAGAACACGGATAAAATAACCATAGTCAGCGGCGCCCTGCGCCATGACCCGGACAGCACGCAGACCAAGAATTCTTATTTTGATACCCGCTGTTATGTCACGACTTTATCGCTGACCGATTTTTCCCTTAATTACCGAACATATTTGGGCGGCGGCGCTAACAGGAAAATCCATCAGATGGGCTGGCGGACGGACGGCTTAACTTTTAATTCCGGCTATGCCTGGCGCAACCAAAATTCGGCGTCAGACGGCGGTTTTTTTAGATTCGCTTCCGGAGCTTGGACCTCAATCGGCACGGTTTACGGGCCGGTAGCCGCCGACACTTGGTATGCCATGAAAGTCAACGCCGTCGGCTCTAGCATGGAAGCTTTTATTAACGGCGCTTCAGTCAGAACCGTTACCGATGCCACGACGGCCGGCGGCAGCTTAACTTCCCATGTTCACGGGGTCAGCCTAGGGGCTAGCGATTATGTTTTGGTTGACGATGTTTATGTCCGCAAATTAGTAGCGACCGAGCCGGCGAATAGCGTTTGGGGCGGCGAAGAAACCGCTCCCGCGCCGGAAACGCCGGCCGCCGCGCCCAACCCCCAAGGCGTTAATATCCAGACCGATACGGTTTTTAAAGGCAATATGATTTTTAAAGCCGGCGCGCCGGTAGAGTAA
- a CDS encoding LamG domain-containing protein — protein sequence MNSKFKIKNYLFLAIILVACFGFFHPAQATSGRGSFSASIFVNPSGSIASKAIIGKAEEFRMATDANGFPLCQGKFMSSWVAAATSSIAISIGQWSQITCVFNTTDLKIYVNGILAGTQAISGIPVTANVWKIGKDDSAGTPYGILAGLVDEYKFYSYSLTADEIKIDYNKNAALKLGSYSTDVNGVASSSASAIYCVPGSTDPCAPPVGEWKFEEGSGQSAQDTSGNGNTGTLGTVSTPDSADPVYANGKVGKGLKFDGADDYVDVGDITDGLSQVTICAWAKSAVADFGREMSIARESAQINLQRRDDSNQQFYFLVYNDSTSVAALGDTFYTDTNWHYVCGVYNGATVDLYVDGKDDEAAVNSLTGTVRSTVANLQISGSDFWSGMLDQARVYNYARTPAQIAWEYNQGAPVGHWKMDECQGGVIHDSSPNKNNGQLYIGTGGTQTATGTCQTADTVWGNGASGKRNASLNFDGSDDYVNQPTSVSGVQSVSFWAYPTSNSQSFLQLTGGAGAKIITSSNGTVSANGFASPTIYVNGIANGKVLASTWNYITVTTGTAITANAIKLGLVGATYYSGKLDDIQIFNYTLTPVQIKNLYTGGAVRFGQ from the coding sequence ATGAATTCAAAATTCAAAATCAAAAATTATTTATTTTTAGCAATAATATTGGTTGCTTGTTTTGGCTTTTTTCATCCGGCCCAAGCAACATCAGGCAGAGGAAGTTTTTCAGCAAGTATTTTTGTTAATCCTTCCGGTTCAATAGCTTCAAAAGCCATAATCGGCAAAGCGGAAGAATTCAGAATGGCGACTGACGCGAACGGATTTCCTCTCTGCCAAGGAAAGTTTATGAGCAGCTGGGTAGCGGCCGCTACTTCTTCTATCGCGATTTCAATCGGGCAGTGGTCTCAAATCACTTGCGTATTTAATACAACGGATTTAAAAATTTATGTTAATGGAATACTCGCGGGGACGCAAGCGATCAGCGGAATTCCAGTAACTGCTAATGTTTGGAAAATCGGCAAGGACGACAGCGCGGGGACGCCTTACGGAATTTTAGCCGGCTTAGTGGACGAATATAAATTTTATAGTTATTCATTAACCGCTGACGAAATTAAAATTGATTATAATAAAAACGCGGCGCTAAAACTCGGTTCGTATTCCACCGATGTTAACGGCGTAGCCTCGTCTTCGGCCTCGGCGATTTATTGCGTGCCGGGTTCAACCGATCCGTGCGCGCCGCCGGTCGGGGAATGGAAGTTTGAAGAAGGTTCGGGGCAAAGCGCGCAAGATACGAGCGGGAACGGAAATACGGGAACTTTGGGTACCGTCTCTACACCCGATTCGGCAGATCCGGTTTATGCTAATGGAAAAGTCGGCAAGGGGTTGAAGTTTGATGGGGCGGATGATTATGTGGATGTGGGTGATATAACGGACGGCCTAAGTCAAGTTACTATATGTGCATGGGCAAAATCCGCTGTAGCAGATTTTGGAAGGGAGATGTCTATTGCCAGAGAATCTGCACAAATCAATCTTCAGAGGAGAGATGATAGTAATCAACAGTTTTATTTTTTAGTTTATAATGATAGCACGTCCGTTGCTGCATTGGGAGATACCTTTTATACGGATACTAATTGGCATTATGTTTGTGGAGTTTACAATGGAGCTACTGTCGATTTATATGTTGACGGAAAAGACGATGAAGCCGCAGTTAATTCTTTAACTGGAACTGTTAGGAGCACAGTTGCGAATTTACAGATATCTGGATCTGATTTTTGGAGCGGAATGCTTGACCAAGCCCGCGTTTACAACTACGCCCGGACGCCGGCACAAATCGCTTGGGAATATAATCAAGGCGCGCCTGTCGGGCATTGGAAAATGGACGAATGCCAGGGCGGGGTGATCCATGATTCTTCGCCTAATAAAAATAACGGCCAACTCTATATCGGCACGGGTGGCACGCAAACCGCCACCGGCACCTGCCAAACCGCCGATACGGTTTGGGGCAATGGCGCTTCGGGAAAACGAAACGCCTCGCTTAATTTTGATGGGAGTGATGATTATGTAAATCAGCCCACTTCCGTGAGCGGCGTGCAATCGGTTAGTTTTTGGGCTTATCCGACTTCTAATTCTCAATCATTTCTTCAGCTAACCGGCGGCGCTGGGGCGAAGATAATAACTTCAAGCAATGGAACAGTGAGCGCGAATGGATTTGCCAGCCCGACAATTTATGTCAACGGCATAGCTAACGGAAAAGTTTTGGCTAGCACCTGGAATTATATTACCGTTACTACCGGCACCGCTATTACCGCTAATGCTATTAAATTGGGCCTAGTTGGCGCTACCTATTATTCAGGTAAATTGGATGATATCCAGATTTTTAATTACACCCTAACTCCGGTGCAGATTAAAAATTTATATACCGGCGGGGCGGTAAGGTTTGGGCAGTAG
- a CDS encoding DUF2341 domain-containing protein, producing the protein MKIKRIKLNSQKIVLGIRFLRRNRIPSAALAALLIFALAGSYFLFFKSTAVEAGWWNDSWQYRKAINITNDSGAELVDFQTLVLSAVNLSADITAGKIRADLGDLRFVNYLGEVLPYWIEDITATTTVNAWVKAPSLPAGGATIYMYYGNPSATSAQNPSNIFPFFDDFNSSLDTAKWTATGAYSISGGAMTITTGAVYTNSQILATAQNYIYEYKAKWAATGSGYAGLEIAGAQTTYGSNSPANKLAYFMTNGGALDNQAWAGDGTVTSYNIVSGVTQYTVTANTYYIDGFSVDASNIRYYHNRSQTNPYAGTWTSAPYLWLGYFTGAGAGTTDTRDLTVDWVLARKYASTAPTAAAPATEEVAAGPVAYWSLDDGQGITAQDGTTNKNNGTLTNMSATASSTSGWQTEDNCIAGKCSAFDGGNDYVDIGNSNILKPSLPITVSVWVKLKVNNVYQGILMNDDYYSDSSGNYYGIEVDISNSGKLRASFGDGAGNSLSNRRTKTGTTALLTNIWYHLTFVIRGANDMSLYINGVDDGGTYEGSGGVLAYSSASGRIGEMDSNFHINGKIDEVKVYPYSRTAAQIKMDYNVGLAGMSGASAGDGAAVSIGKKSSAWLSNGLVAWWKMDETATTSGAIDYSGNGNTGTYINTASTTAGYFGNGGSFDGVDDYVSIPDNGTILDFNATSQYTWSSWIKNASTTSGTSCFLSKDGIPVSKIVGFNLCLNQTDSTADVVVCKGNGAWELNCSSGLGLNIAVNEWNNIAITYDGATNWGIYKNGSLMGTINFAVDSDTSYKYFIGAGVDTTNTGVQTPEHFFKGSVDDVRVYNRLLSNREVSDLYNYAPGPIAYWKMDERNGQYAYDNSGNGNNATLGASAVSGSDDPAWANGKFGAGLKFDGVDDRVSVEDSDSTDIGFSNLTISFWMKNNNVSSLQRIIAKLATNASGAGYFVSTVGAGNQLYFQAQDGVNSLNPVFNPYLKIDNLWHYVSVTLDRSISSGVKFYFDGVSQTCNSNCSYNATLLGNISNSLKLALGNRSATDPGLPMNGSLDDVKIYNYARTQKQIIEDMNAGHPAGGSPVGSQTVYYKFDEGYGATANNSGNGGATLNGTLTPGGGGANDTAAKMWDNAGKFGKGVELDGTDDYISVPNFTY; encoded by the coding sequence ATGAAGATTAAAAGAATAAAATTAAATAGTCAAAAGATTGTTTTAGGAATCCGATTCCTTCGGAGGAATCGGATTCCTTCGGCCGCTTTGGCCGCCTTGCTTATCTTCGCTTTGGCAGGAAGCTATTTTTTATTTTTTAAAAGTACTGCCGTGGAGGCCGGCTGGTGGAACGATTCGTGGCAGTACCGCAAAGCCATTAATATTACTAATGATTCGGGAGCCGAGCTCGTAGATTTTCAGACTTTGGTTTTAAGCGCGGTTAATTTGTCCGCCGATATCACCGCCGGGAAAATTCGCGCGGATTTAGGCGATCTGCGCTTTGTTAATTATTTGGGCGAGGTTTTGCCTTACTGGATTGAAGATATTACCGCTACGACCACGGTTAACGCCTGGGTTAAGGCGCCCAGCTTGCCTGCCGGCGGCGCGACTATCTATATGTATTACGGCAATCCGTCGGCCACGAGCGCGCAAAATCCGAGTAATATTTTTCCGTTTTTTGACGATTTTAATTCTTCTTTAGATACGGCTAAATGGACGGCCACGGGCGCTTATTCAATTTCCGGCGGCGCCATGACGATTACCACCGGCGCGGTTTATACCAACAGCCAGATTTTAGCCACGGCGCAAAATTATATTTATGAATATAAAGCCAAATGGGCGGCCACGGGCTCCGGCTATGCCGGTTTGGAAATCGCGGGCGCGCAAACTACTTATGGCAGTAACAGTCCGGCTAATAAACTAGCTTATTTTATGACTAACGGCGGCGCTTTAGACAATCAGGCCTGGGCGGGCGATGGAACGGTCACTTCATATAATATTGTCAGCGGGGTTACGCAATACACGGTTACGGCTAATACTTATTATATAGACGGTTTTTCCGTTGATGCTTCCAATATCAGATATTATCATAATCGCAGCCAAACCAATCCTTACGCCGGCACCTGGACTTCGGCGCCTTATCTTTGGCTTGGTTATTTTACCGGCGCGGGCGCGGGCACGACCGATACTCGCGACTTAACCGTGGATTGGGTTTTAGCCAGAAAATACGCTTCAACCGCGCCGACCGCCGCGGCGCCGGCGACCGAAGAAGTTGCCGCCGGCCCGGTTGCTTATTGGTCCTTAGACGACGGGCAGGGCATCACGGCGCAGGACGGCACTACTAATAAAAATAATGGCACGCTGACAAATATGTCCGCCACCGCCTCTTCCACTTCCGGCTGGCAGACGGAAGATAATTGTATCGCGGGAAAATGCTCGGCGTTTGATGGGGGGAATGATTATGTGGATATAGGCAATAGCAATATATTAAAACCATCACTACCAATTACTGTGTCCGTATGGGTAAAGTTAAAAGTTAATAATGTTTATCAAGGTATTTTAATGAATGACGATTATTATTCGGATAGTAGCGGTAATTATTATGGAATTGAGGTTGATATAAGCAATAGCGGTAAATTACGAGCAAGTTTTGGAGACGGAGCCGGTAATAGTCTGTCAAACCGTCGTACTAAAACAGGAACAACAGCTTTATTAACAAATATTTGGTATCATCTTACTTTCGTCATTAGAGGTGCTAATGACATGAGTTTATATATAAATGGTGTTGATGATGGGGGCACTTATGAAGGAAGTGGCGGTGTATTAGCTTATAGTTCCGCAAGTGGCCGCATAGGAGAAATGGATAGTAATTTTCACATTAATGGTAAAATCGACGAGGTAAAAGTTTATCCATATTCCCGCACGGCGGCACAGATTAAAATGGATTATAATGTCGGACTGGCCGGGATGAGCGGAGCATCTGCCGGAGACGGCGCGGCTGTTTCCATCGGTAAAAAATCTAGCGCCTGGCTGAGTAATGGGTTGGTGGCTTGGTGGAAAATGGATGAAACCGCCACGACTTCCGGAGCGATTGATTATTCGGGCAATGGCAATACCGGAACCTACATAAACACGGCTTCCACCACGGCCGGCTATTTTGGCAATGGCGGAAGCTTTGACGGGGTGGATGATTATGTTTCAATTCCTGATAACGGAACAATTTTAGATTTTAACGCCACCAGCCAATATACTTGGTCAAGCTGGATAAAAAATGCCAGTACGACTTCAGGCACTTCGTGCTTTTTGTCTAAAGATGGGATTCCGGTATCAAAAATAGTGGGATTTAATTTATGTTTAAATCAAACCGACAGTACGGCCGACGTAGTTGTTTGCAAAGGAAATGGAGCGTGGGAACTTAATTGTTCCAGCGGGTTAGGCTTAAATATTGCGGTTAACGAATGGAATAATATTGCTATAACTTATGACGGAGCCACCAATTGGGGGATTTATAAAAACGGCAGTTTAATGGGAACGATTAATTTCGCGGTTGATTCAGATACTTCGTATAAATATTTCATTGGCGCCGGAGTGGATACAACAAACACAGGAGTTCAAACCCCAGAACATTTTTTCAAAGGCTCTGTTGACGATGTTCGGGTTTATAACCGCCTGCTTTCTAATCGTGAAGTCAGCGATTTATATAACTACGCCCCCGGGCCGATAGCCTATTGGAAGATGGATGAGCGCAACGGCCAGTATGCTTATGATAATTCGGGCAATGGGAATAATGCGACCTTGGGCGCCTCCGCCGTGAGCGGCTCCGACGACCCGGCTTGGGCCAATGGAAAATTCGGCGCCGGGCTGAAGTTTGACGGGGTGGATGATCGGGTAAGCGTAGAAGATAGCGATAGCACGGATATCGGTTTCTCCAATTTAACTATTTCTTTTTGGATGAAAAACAACAATGTTTCTTCTTTACAGAGGATAATAGCTAAATTGGCGACTAATGCGTCAGGGGCAGGATATTTCGTATCAACGGTTGGCGCCGGCAATCAGTTATATTTTCAGGCGCAAGACGGAGTTAATTCGCTTAATCCGGTTTTCAATCCGTATTTAAAAATTGATAATTTATGGCATTATGTTTCGGTTACTTTGGATCGGTCAATCTCCAGCGGAGTTAAATTTTATTTTGACGGAGTATCGCAGACTTGTAATAGTAATTGTTCTTATAACGCGACTTTATTGGGTAATATTTCCAATTCTTTAAAGCTGGCGCTAGGGAATAGAAGCGCAACCGATCCTGGTCTTCCTATGAATGGTTCTCTTGACGATGTTAAAATTTACAACTACGCCCGGACGCAAAAGCAAATTATTGAAGACATGAATGCCGGGCATCCGGCCGGAGGCAGTCCGGTTGGTTCGCAAACCGTTTATTATAAATTTGACGAAGGTTATGGCGCGACGGCTAATAATTCGGGCAACGGCGGAGCAACTTTAAACGGAACTTTAACTCCGGGCGGCGGAGGAGCTAACGATACGGCCGCCAAAATGTGGGATAACGCCGGAAAGTTCGGCAAAGGGGTAGAGTTAGACGGGACGGATGATTATATCAGCGTGCCGAATTTTACGTATTAA
- a CDS encoding DUF3800 domain-containing protein produces MTINNQKIYAYVDETGQDAGSEFFIVVTVTSDKDQQFLRDALVNIELLAGTGRLKWHKSRHERRMKYLEMVLRKRIGQGEVFFGKYKKPLPYFFPMLETIKQAIIKKAAGDYRAIVTVDGIDKKKAAELTNALRIGGLKLKTVRGKRDESEPLIRLADMWAGCIRDAFFTGGQAKIFYEQATQTGYLIKIDQNKNPLRG; encoded by the coding sequence ATGACAATAAATAACCAGAAAATTTACGCCTATGTTGACGAAACCGGGCAAGACGCGGGATCGGAATTTTTTATTGTGGTAACGGTAACAAGCGATAAAGATCAGCAGTTTTTGCGAGACGCGCTGGTAAACATAGAATTATTAGCGGGCACCGGCCGTTTAAAATGGCATAAATCCCGCCATGAGCGAAGAATGAAATATTTAGAAATGGTATTGCGAAAAAGAATCGGACAGGGAGAGGTATTTTTTGGAAAATATAAAAAACCGCTGCCTTATTTTTTCCCCATGCTGGAAACCATAAAACAAGCGATTATTAAAAAGGCGGCCGGAGATTACCGCGCTATTGTTACTGTTGACGGCATTGATAAAAAGAAAGCCGCGGAACTTACTAACGCTTTGAGAATTGGCGGATTAAAATTGAAAACGGTCCGCGGCAAAAGAGACGAGAGCGAACCGTTGATCCGCTTGGCCGATATGTGGGCGGGGTGCATTCGGGACGCGTTTTTTACCGGAGGACAGGCGAAAATATTTTACGAGCAAGCGACGCAAACCGGATATTTGATTAAAATTGATCAAAACAAAAACCCCTTACGGGGTTAG
- a CDS encoding ATP-binding protein, with amino-acid sequence MINSSLLEKVIMDQARTFKEKDAGIGRDVDFEQYLKTKHITVISGIRRSGKSTLLKQFSERYSSFYYLNFDDERLIGFSVSDFQTLMVMFQKLFPANVILLDEIQNVPKWERFARRIFEEGYKIYLTGSNAKLLSSELATHLTGRYLKLELYPFSFKEFLSFHNFSYRGLTSKKEAGILRHFEHFIQAGGFPEFVTSGRREIMEQIFEDIVYRDLIARFKIRETKNFKLLVNYVFTNFTGEASYNSIKNILEFKSTTSVKNYIDFIQESYLAFELFKYDYSLKKQYVSNKKIYVIDNGLRNAVAFSNSPDTGKLLENTVFLELKRRGEEIYYYKGKNECDFITRQGMKISEAIQVTKNIDRDNEKRELEGLLEAMEKFKLKKGLIITENQEEGKIVKSKKIKIIPAWKWLLEKK; translated from the coding sequence ATGATAAATTCAAGCCTTTTGGAAAAAGTAATCATGGATCAAGCCCGAACATTCAAAGAAAAAGACGCCGGAATCGGCCGGGACGTTGATTTTGAGCAATATCTAAAAACCAAACATATAACAGTAATTTCCGGAATCAGAAGAAGCGGAAAGTCCACGCTGCTCAAGCAATTTTCAGAGCGTTATTCATCTTTTTATTATCTTAATTTTGATGACGAGCGGCTGATCGGTTTTTCCGTATCCGACTTTCAAACCCTGATGGTAATGTTTCAAAAACTTTTTCCTGCCAATGTGATTTTGCTTGACGAGATTCAAAATGTGCCAAAATGGGAGCGTTTCGCCCGTAGAATCTTTGAAGAAGGATATAAAATATATCTAACCGGTTCCAACGCCAAACTTTTAAGTTCCGAGCTGGCCACTCATCTCACCGGAAGATACCTGAAATTGGAGCTTTATCCCTTTTCTTTCAAGGAATTTTTAAGCTTCCATAATTTTTCTTATCGCGGGCTAACTTCAAAAAAAGAAGCCGGAATATTGAGGCATTTTGAGCATTTTATTCAAGCAGGAGGATTCCCTGAATTTGTGACGAGCGGCCGGCGGGAAATTATGGAGCAGATTTTTGAGGATATAGTTTATCGCGACTTAATTGCCCGTTTTAAGATTAGGGAAACAAAAAATTTCAAACTGCTGGTTAATTATGTGTTTACGAATTTTACCGGTGAAGCAAGCTATAATTCCATAAAAAATATTCTTGAATTCAAAAGCACCACTTCAGTGAAAAATTATATTGATTTTATTCAGGAAAGCTACTTGGCCTTTGAGCTTTTTAAGTATGATTATTCGCTGAAAAAGCAATATGTATCCAATAAGAAAATTTATGTAATTGATAACGGCCTGCGCAACGCGGTAGCTTTTTCCAATTCTCCTGATACGGGAAAATTATTGGAAAATACGGTGTTTTTGGAATTAAAAAGGCGCGGCGAAGAAATATATTATTACAAAGGAAAAAATGAATGCGATTTTATTACCAGGCAGGGCATGAAAATCAGCGAAGCGATTCAGGTGACGAAGAATATTGATCGCGATAATGAAAAGAGGGAACTTGAAGGCCTTTTAGAGGCCATGGAAAAATTTAAGTTGAAAAAAGGCTTGATTATAACGGAAAATCAGGAAGAAGGCAAAATTGTTAAAAGCAAAAAAATTAAAATAATTCCGGCCTGGAAATGGCTTTTGGAAAAAAAATAA